The Euphorbia lathyris chromosome 2, ddEupLath1.1, whole genome shotgun sequence genome includes a window with the following:
- the LOC136220939 gene encoding serine/threonine-protein kinase BSK2: protein MGCFQSKTTHLASPDQNPLPPQEPSSDLPDNGNHDHSLDKVPQFTEFTFAELRSATNGFTPDFIVSESGDKAPNVVYRGKLSNNRLVAVKRFSRLSWPDPHQFVTEASGVGKVRHKRLVNLIGCCAEGDERLLVAEYMPNDTLSKHLFHWEKQPLPWDMRVRIAHYIAQVLDHCNAQNRNIYHDLNAYRVLFDEDGDPRLSSFGLMKNSRDGKSYSTNLAYTPPEFLRTGRVIPESVIYSYGTVLLDLLSGKHIPPSHALDLIRGKNLLLLMDSSLEGQYANEDATELVELASKCLQYEAKDRPDIKFLLSAVAPLQKQKEVSSHVLMGLSKTPVVLPTMLSPLGKACARMDLTAVHDILLKTGYKDEEGAENELSFQEWTQQVQDMLNTKKFGDIAFRDKDFKNAVDYYIKLGSMMPVPSSTVFVRRAFSYLMIGQAELALRDAMQAQVCLPEWPTAFYMQALALSKLGMETDAQDMLNDGASFEAKKQGSWRI from the exons ATGGGCTGTTTTCAGTCCAAAACTACTCATTTAGCTTCTCCTGATCAAAACCCCCTTCCTCCTCAAGAACCTTCCTCAGATCTACCTGATAATGGAAATCATGATCATTCCCTAGATAAAGTCCCTCAGTTTACTGAGTTCACCTTCGCTGAACTTCGTTCTGCTACTAACGGATTCACTCCCGATTTTATTGTTTCCGAGAGCGGCGACAAAGCTCCCAATGTTGTTTACAGAGGGAAGCTCAGTAACAATCGTCTCGTCGCTGTCAAACGCTTTTCCAGACTCTCCTGGCCTGATCCTCACCAGTTTGtg ACGGAGGCTTCTGGAGTTGGAAAAGTTCGGCATAAGAGACTGGTTAATTTAATTGGGTGTTGCGCTGAGGGAGATGAGCGGTTATTGGTTGCGGAATATATGCCTAATGATACTCTTTCAAAGCATCTATTTCACT GGGAAAAGCAACCATTGCCCTGGGATATGCGTGTCAGAATTGCTCATTATATTGCACAAGTACTTGATCATTGCAATGCCCAAAACCGCAATATTTATCATGATTTGAATGCCTACAGAGTTCTTTTTGATgag GATGGTGATCCTCGATTATCTAGTTTTGGACTTATGAAGAATAGCCGGGATGGGAAAAGCTACAGCACAAACTTGGCTTATACTCCGCCAGAATTTTTGCGAACAG GTAGAGTCATCCCTGAGAGTGTTATCTACAGTTATGGAACTGTTCTTCTGGATCTTCTGAGTGGGAAACATATCCCTCCAAGCCAT GCATTAGACCTGATAAGGGGGaagaatttattattattaatggaTTCATCCTTGGAAGGACAATATGCAAATGAAGATGCAACGGAATTGGTCGAACTCGCCTCAAAGTGCTTACAGTATGAGGCCAAAGATCGACCTGATATCAAGTTTCTTCTCTCAGCAGTAGCACCCCTTCAGAAGCAGAAAGAG GTTTCATCACATGTGCTAATGGGTCTATCAAAAACGCCTGTTGTGCTGCCAACCATGCTTTCCCCGCTTGGAAAGGCTTGTGCTCGGATGGATCTTACTGCGGTGCATGATATCTTGCTTAAAACAGGCTATAAAGATGAAGAAGGTGCAGAGAATGAG CTGTCATTTCAAGAGTGGACTCAACAAGTGCAAGATATGCTGAATACAAAAAAATTTGGTGATATTGCTTTCAGAGACAAGGATTTCAAAAACGCTGTCGATTATTATATAAAG TTGGGATCGATGATGCCTGTTCCGTCGAGCACTGTTTTCGTAAGGCGAGCGTTCTCATATTTGATGATTGGGCAAGCAGAACTTGCTTTGAGAGATGCAATGCAAGCTCAGGTATGCTTACCTGAATGGCCTACTGCTTTCTACATGCAAGCTCTTGCACTTTCCAAGCTCGGGATGGAAACGGATGCCCAAGACATGCTTAACGACGGAGCCTCCTTCGAGGCAAAGAAGCAAGGCAGCTGGCGTATTTGA